The Deltaproteobacteria bacterium sequence TGGGCGCCCTGCTCGGCATGTTTCACCTGTGCAAGCTGCCCCAGTTCTACCATCCCGTGTTTCGATCCGACCGCATGGACCGGGCGTCGGACGATCAGTTTTTCATCTCCATCGAGTCCGAAGATCCCAAATTCGACGCGAACGCCACGCCGGAGTTGCTGAAAAAGCTCGGCGCGGTGCACGTCGAGATGGTGGAGCACTGACCATGCGTCGCCCCATCCGCATTCTCACGGTCATGGTGGTGCTCGTCGCGGCGGCGGGCTGCCAGGGTTCGGTGTCGAGCGCCCCGCCGATCCACCTGAACCCCAACATGGACCAGCAGGATCGCTACGACCCGCAGGAACCCACCACGTTCTTCCCGGACGGGCGGTCGATGCGTCCCGAGGTGGCGGGCACAGTCGCGCGCGGTCACCTGAAGGACGACGACCACTACTTCCGCGGCAAGGCGGGCGACACGTTTTTCGCCACGATGCCGGCGCAGGTCACCGTGGACGCCGCCCTGCTCGCCCGCGGTCAGCAACGGTACAATATCTACTGCCTGCCCTGTCACGACGCGGTCGGGACCGGCCAGGGCATCGTTGCCAAACGCGGCATGATTCCGCCGCCGCCGCTCAACATGGACCGGCTGATCGAAATGCCGGTCGGGCAGATCTACGACCTGATTACGAACGGAGTGCGCAATATGCCGAGCTACGGCGCGCAGATTCCCATCGCCGACCGGTGGGCGATCGTCGCGTACGTTCGGGCGCTGCAATTGGCCGGCCACGCGCCGCTGTCACAAGTGCCCGCGGACGTCGCC is a genomic window containing:
- a CDS encoding cytochrome c; the protein is MRRPIRILTVMVVLVAAAGCQGSVSSAPPIHLNPNMDQQDRYDPQEPTTFFPDGRSMRPEVAGTVARGHLKDDDHYFRGKAGDTFFATMPAQVTVDAALLARGQQRYNIYCLPCHDAVGTGQGIVAKRGMIPPPPLNMDRLIEMPVGQIYDLITNGVRNMPSYGAQIPIADRWAIVAYVRALQLAGHAPLSQVPADVAASKGWSK